One window of the Manihot esculenta cultivar AM560-2 chromosome 14, M.esculenta_v8, whole genome shotgun sequence genome contains the following:
- the LOC110600267 gene encoding uncharacterized protein LOC110600267 isoform X1, with amino-acid sequence MHGRACEGRNRGRHMWTGPNRCNSVVAGDVSSPSSSLSPANSFCKDGRKITVGDCALFKPSQDSLPFIGIIRWFTAGKENELKLCVNWLYRPSEVKLGKGILLEAAPNEIFYSFHKDEIPAASLLHPCKVAFLAKGVELPSGICSFVCRRVYDITNKCLWWLTDQDYINERQEEVDQLLYRTSIEMHATVQSGGRSPKPMNGPMSTSQLKPGSDSVHNSASSFPSQVKGKKRERGDQGPEPIKRERSSKMDDGDPGYSSSESIWRSEISKFTEKGGLVDFEGVKKLVQLMLPEKNEKRIDLVGRSVLAGVIAATEKFDCLNQFVQLRGLPVLDEWLQEVHKGKIGDGSSPKDSDKSTEVFLLVLLRALDKLPVNLHALQMCNIGKSVNHLRTHKNLEIQKKARTLVDTWKKRVEAEMDAKSGSNQAVSWAARSRLPEVSHGGSRHLGASSEIAMKSSAAQIPASKNAPVKLVLGETTTKSASASPGSVKSSPSPASVGNNLREGQTRNTGGSGGSDPPLTATGDEKSSSSSQSHNNSQSCSSDHAKAGGHSVKEDARSSTAVSVSANKIIGGSSRHRKSMNGFPGPTSSGVQKETGSSRNSSLHKSPGSEKLPQPNLTCEKMVDVPVVEGNNHKLIVKLSNRGRSPARTASGGSFEDPSVMNSRVSSPVLSEKHDQFDRNVKEKSDAHRANTIADVNTESWQSNDFKEVLTGSDEGDGSPSAVPDVDNCRTSNDARKLAEVSKAASSSSGNERKSGKLHEASFSSINAFIESCVKYSETNASLFIGDDVGMNLLASVATGEMSKSDVASPLPSPQRNITVAEHSCTSTDSKIKSYPGDKLMSDQVQVVDDEHEKQSIITSNSLAKNMEVKPSLLSESKLTGDVNGHLNSSSMNLQQIAKPCLEGKVKSEESLIGTSSAVPPASMAEKTSNDDGIDTREEKACGTSSAGGVSDTKEGLCNPFELEDKFNVSGVVGSEAVVGSSPYPSLEVDSENRNNELNISGQEEEKPPAMMHSNTEGSAGDMQHPSDSNKDIVSGNVGEAKAEKADETDTRSLSTGKPKTEEGNVGSAISDQKGGCVESLEGNQSNEQHSGSPLPSHQLSLTVVQEPELQARSRGSKLTGTEVDETEECTSATADAVPSSAAGESDMEAKVEFDLNEGFSGDGGPNNSGAPECSNAVQLVNPLPLPVSSGLPSSITVASAAKGPFIPPDDLLRNKGELGWKGSAATSAFRPAEPRKALEMVSTTSASLPDAPAAKPSRRPLDIDLNIPDERILDDMASRSTAHCTSSIADMASNHDFSHDETWCSASVRNSGGLDLDLNRVDEPADTGNHLISNGHRLDVQLQSIKSSSGGILNGELSVRRDFDLNDGPLVDEMSVEPSFSQQSRNCAPSLSGLRMNNTEMGNLSSWFPQGNPYSAVTIQSILPDRGEQPFPVVTPSGPQRMLAPPTGSAPFSADIYRGSVLSSSPAVAFPSAPFQYPVFPFGTNFPLSSATFSGGSSTYTDSSSGGRLCFPAMHSQVLAPAGAVPSHYPRPFVVSLLDNNNNGSTESSRKWGRHGLDLNAGPLGPDMEGRDETSSLASRQLSVASSQALAEEQSRMFQVAGGSVLKRKEPDGGWESYKQSSWQ; translated from the exons ATGCATGGGCGGGCTTGTGAGGGAAGGAACAGGGGCCGGCACATGTGGACAGGACCCAACCGTTGTAATTCGGTTGTAGCTGGTGATGTTTCCTCGCCTTCTTCATCGCTGTCTCCTGCTAATTCGTTTTGCAag GACGGACGCAAGATCACTGTTGGGGATTGTGCTCTTTTCAAACCATCCCAGGACTCCCTACCTTTCATTGGAATAATTCGGTGGTTTACTGCTGGGAAAGAGAATGAGTTAAAGTTGTGTGTGAATTGGCTTTATCGACCTTCTGAAGTAAAGCTTGGCAAGGGCATCCTATTGGAAGCTGCGCCAAACGAAATATTTTATTCCTTTCACAAGGATGAGATTCCAGCTGCATCATTACTCCATCCGTGTAAAGTTGCATTCCTTGCTAAAGGTGTTGAACTTCCATCAGGAATTTGCTCTTTTGTGTGCCGGCGAGTTTACGACATTACAAACAAGTGTTTATGGTGGCTAACTGATCAAGATTATATTAAT GAACGACAAGAAGAAGTAGATCAGCTATTGTATAGGACAAGCATAGAAATGCATGCAACAGTACAGTCAGGGGGGCGTTCCCCAAAGCCAATGAATGGGCCGATGTCGACATCACAGTTAAAACCTGGTTCAGATAGTGTACACAACAGTGCTTCATCCTTTCCTTCTCAAGTTAAGGGAAAGAAAAGGGAGCGAGGAGATCAAGGCCCTGAGCCTATTAAACGAGAACGATCTTCAAAGATGGATGATGGTGATCCTGGTTACTCTAGTTCGGAAAGCATTTGGAGATCTGAGATTTCTAAATTTACAGAAAAAGGGGGGCTTGTAGATTTTGAGGGTGTTAAGAAATTGGTGCAGCTCATGTTGCctgagaaaaatgagaaaaggaTAGACTTGGTTGGCCGATCTGTACTGGCTGGTGTGATAGCAGCGACAGAAAAGTTTGATTGCCTCAATCAATTTGTGCAGCTTAGGGGCTTGCCTGTATTGGATGAATGGTTGCAAGAGGTGCATAAAGGAAAGATTGGTGATGGTAGTAGTCCCAAGGATAGTGATAAATCTACTGAGGTCTTTCTCTTAGTTTTACTTCGGGCTCTTGACAAACTCCCTGTAAATCTTCATGCTTTACAAATGTGTAATATTGGCAAGTCAGTGAATCATCTGCGAACACATAAGAACTTGGAAattcagaagaaagcaagaactCTAGTTGATACATGGAAGAAACGTGTTGAGGCTGAAATGGATGCAAAGTCTGGTTCTAACCAGGCTGTCTCATGGGCTGCGAGATCTCGTCTTCCAGAAGTTTCACATGGTGGGAGCAGACATTTAGGTGCATCCTCTGAGATTGCAATGAAGAGTTCAGCTGCCCAAATTCCTGCATCAAAAAATGCTCCAGTCAAACTTGTCCTAGGGGAGACTACAACCAAGTCAGCATCTGCATCTCCAGGTTCTGTAAAATCATCACCATCTCCCGCATCAGTGGGTAATAACTTAAGAGAGGGACAAACAAGAAATACTGGAGGCAGTGGTGGCTCTGATCCTCCATTAACAGCTACTGGAGATGAGAAAAGCAGCAGTTCTAGTCAGTCCCACAACAATAGTCAATCTTGTTCCAGTGACCATGCCAAAGCAGGGGGGCATTCAGTGAAGGAGGACGCAAGGAGCTCTACTGCTGTTTCAGTGTCTGCAAATAAGATCATTGGTGGTTCTTCTCGCCATCGTAAATCGATGAATGGCTTTCCTGGTCCAACTTCATCTGGAGTGCAAAAGGAAACTGGGTCAAGCAGGAATTCTTCCTTGCACAAAAGTCCAGGTTCAGAAAAACTGCCACAGCCCAATTTGACATGTGAGAAGATGGTTGATGTCCCCGTGGTAGAGGGGAATAATCACAAATTGATCGTTAAACTGTCCAATAGAGGTCGTAGTCCTGCGAGAACTGCCAGTGGAGGATCATTTGAGGACCCTTCAGTAATGAATAGCAGGGTTTCTTCTCCTGTGCTTTCTGAGAAGCATGACCAGTTTGATCGTAATGTGAAGGAAAAGAGTGATGCTCATCGAGCTAATACTATTGCTGATGTCAACACTGAGTCATGGCAAAGCAATGATTTCAAAGAGGTCCTTACTGGGTCTGACGAGGGAGATGGCTCTCCTTCTGCTGTTCCTGATGTAGATAACTGTCGAACCAGTAATGATGCTAGGAAATTGGCTGAAGTCTCTAAAGCTGCTTCCTCATCATCTGGAAATGAACGTAAATCTGGGAAATTGCACGAAGCTTCTTTCAGCTCAATAAATGCTTTTATTGAGAGTTGTGTCAAGTACTCGGAAACAAATGCATCATTGTTCATTGGGGATGATGTTGGAATGAACTTACTTGCTAGTGTGGCTACTGGTGAGATGTCCAAATCAGATGTGGCTTCACCGTTGCCTTCTCCACAAAGAAATATAACTGTTGCTGAGCACTCTTGCACAAGCACcgattcaaaaataaaatcatatccAGGTGATAAGCTTATGTCAGACCaagtgcaggttgttgatgatgAACATGAGAAACAGAGTATCATCACCAGTAATTCACTGGCTAAGAACATGGAAGTTAAACCTTCTTTGCTGTCAGAATCAAAACTGACAGGGGATGTCAATGGACACTTAAATTCTTCCAGTATGAATTTGCAGCAAATTGCCAAACCGTGCCTAGAAGGCAAAGTGAAATCAGAAGAATCATTAATAGGCACTTCATCAGCTGTGCCCCCTGCAAGCATGGCAGAGAAGACATCCAATGATGATGGGATAGACACACGGGAGGAAAAGGCATGTGGCACATCAAGTGCTGGTGGGGTCTCTGATACTAAAGAAGGCTTGTGCAATCCTTTTGAATTAGAGGATAAATTCAATGTTTCAGGAGTGGTTGGGAGTGAAGCTGTTGTAGGATCATCTCCTTATCCATCTTTGGAAGTTGATAGTGAGAACAGGAATAATGAGTTGAACATTTCTGGTCAAGAAGAGGAGAAACCAcctgcaatgatgcattccaatACAGAAGGAAGTGCTGGGGATATGCAGCATCCTTCAGATTCTAATAAGGACATTGTTTCTGGAAATGTTGGTGAAGCAAAGGCGGAAAAAGCTGATGAAACAGACACAAGGAGTCTGTCTACTGGAAAACCAAAAACTGAAGAAGGGAATGTTGGTTCTGCTATCAGTGATCAGAAGGGTGGTTGTGTGGAGAGTCTAGAAGGTAATCAGAGTAATGAACAACACAGTGGCAGCCCATTGCCTTCTCACCAGTTGTCACTGACAGTTGTACAAGAACCTGAACTACAAGCAAGGTCTAGAGGATCAAAGTTGACTGGCACTGAAGTTGATGAAACTGAGGAATGTACATCTGCCACTGCAGATGCTGTTCCTTCATCTGCTGCAGGGGAGTCAGATATGGAAGCAAAAGTGGAATTTGATCTTAATGAAGGCTTTAGTGGTGATGGGGGACCAAATAACTCGGGGGCACCTGAATGTTCTAATGCTGTTCAATTAGTTAACCCTTTGCCTTTACCTGTTTCCAGTGGTCTACCTTCTTCTATTACAGTAGCTTCTGCTGCAAAAGGGCCTTTTATTCCCCCAGATGATTTACTAAGGAATAAGGGAGAGCTTGGTTGGAAGGGATCAGCAGCCACAAGTGCATTTCGGCCAGCTGAACCTAGAAAAGCACTGGAGATGGTAAGTACGACTAGTGCATCTCTTCCTGATGCACCAGCTGCCAAGCCCAGTCGTCGTCCTTTAGATATCGACTTGAATATTCCTGATGAAAGAATCCTTGACGATATGGCTTCTCGAAGTACTGCACATTGTACAAGCTCTATAGCTGACATGGCCAGTAATCATGATTTTTCACATGATGAAACATGGTGTTCCGCTTCTGTTCGTAACTCTGGAGGACTTGATCTTGATTTGAATAGAGTGGATGAGCCTGCTGATACTGGTAATCATTTAATAAGCAATGGTCATAGGCTGGATGTGCAGCTTCAGTCAATCAAATCATCTTCAGGTGGTATTCTTAATGGGGAGTTGAGTGTCCGTAGGGACTTTGATTTGAATGATGGGCCTCTTGTTGATGAGATGAGCGTGGAACCATCATTTAGCCAGCAAAGCAGGAACTGTGCACCATCTCTTTCTGGCCTTCGAATGAACAACACAGAGATGGGGAACTTGTCTTCATGGTTTCCGCAAGGTAATCCATATTCAGCTGTCACAATCCAGTCTATCTTGCCTGATAGAGGAGAGCAGCCTTTTCCAGTGGTCACACCTAGTGGTCCTCAAAGAATGTTGGCGCCGCCTACTGGCAGTGCTCCATTTAGTGCTGATATCTATAGGGGGTCAGTCTTGTCATCTTCTCCAGCTGTGGCTTTTCCATCTGCACCTTTTCAGTATCCTGTCTTTCCATTTGGAACCAACTTTCCTCTATCCTCAGCAACTTTTTCTGGTGGTTCATCAACTTATACTGATTCATCATCTGGTGGAAGGCTTTGCTTTCCTGCAATGCATTCTCAAGTATTAGCACCTGCTGGGGCAGTCCCATCTCATTATCCAAGGCCTTTTGTCGTTAGCCTCCTGGATAATAACAATAATGGAAGCACAGAGAGTAGCAGGAAATGGGGAAGGCATGGGCTAGACCTCAATGCTGGGCCTCTAGGTCCAGATATGGAAGGGAGAGATGAAACATCTTCACTTGCATCAAGACAATTGTCTGTAGCCAGTTCACAGGCGCTTGCTGAAGAGCAATCAAGGATGTTTCAAGTTGCAGGAGGCAGTGTATTGAAGCGGAAGGAGCCAGATGGAGGGTGGGAAAGTTATAAGCAATCATCATGGCAATAA
- the LOC110600267 gene encoding uncharacterized protein LOC110600267 isoform X2 → MHATVQSGGRSPKPMNGPMSTSQLKPGSDSVHNSASSFPSQVKGKKRERGDQGPEPIKRERSSKMDDGDPGYSSSESIWRSEISKFTEKGGLVDFEGVKKLVQLMLPEKNEKRIDLVGRSVLAGVIAATEKFDCLNQFVQLRGLPVLDEWLQEVHKGKIGDGSSPKDSDKSTEVFLLVLLRALDKLPVNLHALQMCNIGKSVNHLRTHKNLEIQKKARTLVDTWKKRVEAEMDAKSGSNQAVSWAARSRLPEVSHGGSRHLGASSEIAMKSSAAQIPASKNAPVKLVLGETTTKSASASPGSVKSSPSPASVGNNLREGQTRNTGGSGGSDPPLTATGDEKSSSSSQSHNNSQSCSSDHAKAGGHSVKEDARSSTAVSVSANKIIGGSSRHRKSMNGFPGPTSSGVQKETGSSRNSSLHKSPGSEKLPQPNLTCEKMVDVPVVEGNNHKLIVKLSNRGRSPARTASGGSFEDPSVMNSRVSSPVLSEKHDQFDRNVKEKSDAHRANTIADVNTESWQSNDFKEVLTGSDEGDGSPSAVPDVDNCRTSNDARKLAEVSKAASSSSGNERKSGKLHEASFSSINAFIESCVKYSETNASLFIGDDVGMNLLASVATGEMSKSDVASPLPSPQRNITVAEHSCTSTDSKIKSYPGDKLMSDQVQVVDDEHEKQSIITSNSLAKNMEVKPSLLSESKLTGDVNGHLNSSSMNLQQIAKPCLEGKVKSEESLIGTSSAVPPASMAEKTSNDDGIDTREEKACGTSSAGGVSDTKEGLCNPFELEDKFNVSGVVGSEAVVGSSPYPSLEVDSENRNNELNISGQEEEKPPAMMHSNTEGSAGDMQHPSDSNKDIVSGNVGEAKAEKADETDTRSLSTGKPKTEEGNVGSAISDQKGGCVESLEGNQSNEQHSGSPLPSHQLSLTVVQEPELQARSRGSKLTGTEVDETEECTSATADAVPSSAAGESDMEAKVEFDLNEGFSGDGGPNNSGAPECSNAVQLVNPLPLPVSSGLPSSITVASAAKGPFIPPDDLLRNKGELGWKGSAATSAFRPAEPRKALEMVSTTSASLPDAPAAKPSRRPLDIDLNIPDERILDDMASRSTAHCTSSIADMASNHDFSHDETWCSASVRNSGGLDLDLNRVDEPADTGNHLISNGHRLDVQLQSIKSSSGGILNGELSVRRDFDLNDGPLVDEMSVEPSFSQQSRNCAPSLSGLRMNNTEMGNLSSWFPQGNPYSAVTIQSILPDRGEQPFPVVTPSGPQRMLAPPTGSAPFSADIYRGSVLSSSPAVAFPSAPFQYPVFPFGTNFPLSSATFSGGSSTYTDSSSGGRLCFPAMHSQVLAPAGAVPSHYPRPFVVSLLDNNNNGSTESSRKWGRHGLDLNAGPLGPDMEGRDETSSLASRQLSVASSQALAEEQSRMFQVAGGSVLKRKEPDGGWESYKQSSWQ, encoded by the coding sequence ATGCATGCAACAGTACAGTCAGGGGGGCGTTCCCCAAAGCCAATGAATGGGCCGATGTCGACATCACAGTTAAAACCTGGTTCAGATAGTGTACACAACAGTGCTTCATCCTTTCCTTCTCAAGTTAAGGGAAAGAAAAGGGAGCGAGGAGATCAAGGCCCTGAGCCTATTAAACGAGAACGATCTTCAAAGATGGATGATGGTGATCCTGGTTACTCTAGTTCGGAAAGCATTTGGAGATCTGAGATTTCTAAATTTACAGAAAAAGGGGGGCTTGTAGATTTTGAGGGTGTTAAGAAATTGGTGCAGCTCATGTTGCctgagaaaaatgagaaaaggaTAGACTTGGTTGGCCGATCTGTACTGGCTGGTGTGATAGCAGCGACAGAAAAGTTTGATTGCCTCAATCAATTTGTGCAGCTTAGGGGCTTGCCTGTATTGGATGAATGGTTGCAAGAGGTGCATAAAGGAAAGATTGGTGATGGTAGTAGTCCCAAGGATAGTGATAAATCTACTGAGGTCTTTCTCTTAGTTTTACTTCGGGCTCTTGACAAACTCCCTGTAAATCTTCATGCTTTACAAATGTGTAATATTGGCAAGTCAGTGAATCATCTGCGAACACATAAGAACTTGGAAattcagaagaaagcaagaactCTAGTTGATACATGGAAGAAACGTGTTGAGGCTGAAATGGATGCAAAGTCTGGTTCTAACCAGGCTGTCTCATGGGCTGCGAGATCTCGTCTTCCAGAAGTTTCACATGGTGGGAGCAGACATTTAGGTGCATCCTCTGAGATTGCAATGAAGAGTTCAGCTGCCCAAATTCCTGCATCAAAAAATGCTCCAGTCAAACTTGTCCTAGGGGAGACTACAACCAAGTCAGCATCTGCATCTCCAGGTTCTGTAAAATCATCACCATCTCCCGCATCAGTGGGTAATAACTTAAGAGAGGGACAAACAAGAAATACTGGAGGCAGTGGTGGCTCTGATCCTCCATTAACAGCTACTGGAGATGAGAAAAGCAGCAGTTCTAGTCAGTCCCACAACAATAGTCAATCTTGTTCCAGTGACCATGCCAAAGCAGGGGGGCATTCAGTGAAGGAGGACGCAAGGAGCTCTACTGCTGTTTCAGTGTCTGCAAATAAGATCATTGGTGGTTCTTCTCGCCATCGTAAATCGATGAATGGCTTTCCTGGTCCAACTTCATCTGGAGTGCAAAAGGAAACTGGGTCAAGCAGGAATTCTTCCTTGCACAAAAGTCCAGGTTCAGAAAAACTGCCACAGCCCAATTTGACATGTGAGAAGATGGTTGATGTCCCCGTGGTAGAGGGGAATAATCACAAATTGATCGTTAAACTGTCCAATAGAGGTCGTAGTCCTGCGAGAACTGCCAGTGGAGGATCATTTGAGGACCCTTCAGTAATGAATAGCAGGGTTTCTTCTCCTGTGCTTTCTGAGAAGCATGACCAGTTTGATCGTAATGTGAAGGAAAAGAGTGATGCTCATCGAGCTAATACTATTGCTGATGTCAACACTGAGTCATGGCAAAGCAATGATTTCAAAGAGGTCCTTACTGGGTCTGACGAGGGAGATGGCTCTCCTTCTGCTGTTCCTGATGTAGATAACTGTCGAACCAGTAATGATGCTAGGAAATTGGCTGAAGTCTCTAAAGCTGCTTCCTCATCATCTGGAAATGAACGTAAATCTGGGAAATTGCACGAAGCTTCTTTCAGCTCAATAAATGCTTTTATTGAGAGTTGTGTCAAGTACTCGGAAACAAATGCATCATTGTTCATTGGGGATGATGTTGGAATGAACTTACTTGCTAGTGTGGCTACTGGTGAGATGTCCAAATCAGATGTGGCTTCACCGTTGCCTTCTCCACAAAGAAATATAACTGTTGCTGAGCACTCTTGCACAAGCACcgattcaaaaataaaatcatatccAGGTGATAAGCTTATGTCAGACCaagtgcaggttgttgatgatgAACATGAGAAACAGAGTATCATCACCAGTAATTCACTGGCTAAGAACATGGAAGTTAAACCTTCTTTGCTGTCAGAATCAAAACTGACAGGGGATGTCAATGGACACTTAAATTCTTCCAGTATGAATTTGCAGCAAATTGCCAAACCGTGCCTAGAAGGCAAAGTGAAATCAGAAGAATCATTAATAGGCACTTCATCAGCTGTGCCCCCTGCAAGCATGGCAGAGAAGACATCCAATGATGATGGGATAGACACACGGGAGGAAAAGGCATGTGGCACATCAAGTGCTGGTGGGGTCTCTGATACTAAAGAAGGCTTGTGCAATCCTTTTGAATTAGAGGATAAATTCAATGTTTCAGGAGTGGTTGGGAGTGAAGCTGTTGTAGGATCATCTCCTTATCCATCTTTGGAAGTTGATAGTGAGAACAGGAATAATGAGTTGAACATTTCTGGTCAAGAAGAGGAGAAACCAcctgcaatgatgcattccaatACAGAAGGAAGTGCTGGGGATATGCAGCATCCTTCAGATTCTAATAAGGACATTGTTTCTGGAAATGTTGGTGAAGCAAAGGCGGAAAAAGCTGATGAAACAGACACAAGGAGTCTGTCTACTGGAAAACCAAAAACTGAAGAAGGGAATGTTGGTTCTGCTATCAGTGATCAGAAGGGTGGTTGTGTGGAGAGTCTAGAAGGTAATCAGAGTAATGAACAACACAGTGGCAGCCCATTGCCTTCTCACCAGTTGTCACTGACAGTTGTACAAGAACCTGAACTACAAGCAAGGTCTAGAGGATCAAAGTTGACTGGCACTGAAGTTGATGAAACTGAGGAATGTACATCTGCCACTGCAGATGCTGTTCCTTCATCTGCTGCAGGGGAGTCAGATATGGAAGCAAAAGTGGAATTTGATCTTAATGAAGGCTTTAGTGGTGATGGGGGACCAAATAACTCGGGGGCACCTGAATGTTCTAATGCTGTTCAATTAGTTAACCCTTTGCCTTTACCTGTTTCCAGTGGTCTACCTTCTTCTATTACAGTAGCTTCTGCTGCAAAAGGGCCTTTTATTCCCCCAGATGATTTACTAAGGAATAAGGGAGAGCTTGGTTGGAAGGGATCAGCAGCCACAAGTGCATTTCGGCCAGCTGAACCTAGAAAAGCACTGGAGATGGTAAGTACGACTAGTGCATCTCTTCCTGATGCACCAGCTGCCAAGCCCAGTCGTCGTCCTTTAGATATCGACTTGAATATTCCTGATGAAAGAATCCTTGACGATATGGCTTCTCGAAGTACTGCACATTGTACAAGCTCTATAGCTGACATGGCCAGTAATCATGATTTTTCACATGATGAAACATGGTGTTCCGCTTCTGTTCGTAACTCTGGAGGACTTGATCTTGATTTGAATAGAGTGGATGAGCCTGCTGATACTGGTAATCATTTAATAAGCAATGGTCATAGGCTGGATGTGCAGCTTCAGTCAATCAAATCATCTTCAGGTGGTATTCTTAATGGGGAGTTGAGTGTCCGTAGGGACTTTGATTTGAATGATGGGCCTCTTGTTGATGAGATGAGCGTGGAACCATCATTTAGCCAGCAAAGCAGGAACTGTGCACCATCTCTTTCTGGCCTTCGAATGAACAACACAGAGATGGGGAACTTGTCTTCATGGTTTCCGCAAGGTAATCCATATTCAGCTGTCACAATCCAGTCTATCTTGCCTGATAGAGGAGAGCAGCCTTTTCCAGTGGTCACACCTAGTGGTCCTCAAAGAATGTTGGCGCCGCCTACTGGCAGTGCTCCATTTAGTGCTGATATCTATAGGGGGTCAGTCTTGTCATCTTCTCCAGCTGTGGCTTTTCCATCTGCACCTTTTCAGTATCCTGTCTTTCCATTTGGAACCAACTTTCCTCTATCCTCAGCAACTTTTTCTGGTGGTTCATCAACTTATACTGATTCATCATCTGGTGGAAGGCTTTGCTTTCCTGCAATGCATTCTCAAGTATTAGCACCTGCTGGGGCAGTCCCATCTCATTATCCAAGGCCTTTTGTCGTTAGCCTCCTGGATAATAACAATAATGGAAGCACAGAGAGTAGCAGGAAATGGGGAAGGCATGGGCTAGACCTCAATGCTGGGCCTCTAGGTCCAGATATGGAAGGGAGAGATGAAACATCTTCACTTGCATCAAGACAATTGTCTGTAGCCAGTTCACAGGCGCTTGCTGAAGAGCAATCAAGGATGTTTCAAGTTGCAGGAGGCAGTGTATTGAAGCGGAAGGAGCCAGATGGAGGGTGGGAAAGTTATAAGCAATCATCATGGCAATAA